In Lapillicoccus jejuensis, the DNA window GAGGCGTTCCCCACGAGCCCGCTCATCCTCACCCCGTTCTCCGACGCGCTGACCATCCCCAAGGCGCTGCGCCCGCAGGCGATGCTCGACGTGCAGTCGTGGGCGCAGCCCCCCGGTCCGGGCCCGGGGCAGCAGAACTCGATGCGCAACCAGCAGCACCAGATGTGGTGCCCCCCGGGCCAGACTCCCGTGGACCCGCTGGTCTACAAGCTCGAGCTGCTCGTTCGGCCGCACTCGTTCACCACCTCGCAGGTGCTGCCCATCAACAGCTCGGGCCTGCCGACGACGTCGTACGACGCCTTCGGGAAGGTCTACGCCAAGGGCACCGTCCGGACGCTCCCGCCGAGCACGATCTACGGCTTCAACGGGGTCTTCCCCGGGCCGATGATCAACGCCGAGTACGGCCGCCCGGTCCTGCTGCGGTTCGTCAACCGGCTCGACGAGAACCCGTACGGCCTCGACCGGCAGGACTTCGGCGCGCCCGACTGGACGTTCCTCACCCACCTGCACAACGCGCACACGGCGCCCGAGAGCGACGGCAACCCGCACTACTCGATGCGCTACGGGCCGCAGGGGCGCGGCTACGCGCCGCAGACCTGGGTCGACAACCTCTACCTCAACTGGCCCGCCGGCGGGGACAGCCGCGAGAAGCAGAGCTTCTTCTGGTTCCACGACCACCGGATGGACCAGACCGGCTCCAACGTCTACAAGGGTCTCGTCGGGCTCTACCCGATCTACGACCGCGAGAACGCGATGGACATGGGCGACGAGACCCAGGGTCTGCGCCTGCCCGGCGTCCGCACCGACAACGGCGACGGCAGCTTCGACGTCCAGTACGACGTCCCCCTGGCCTTCTACGACGTCCGCCTGGATGACGGCGTGACCACGCACAAGGACGCGCACGACGGCGACTTCCCTGACGCGAAGAACCCCCGGACGCACCCCGAGTGGTGGGGCAAGTCGTTCTTCCGTCACTTCCCGAACCACGGCTTCGTGGGAGACATCTTCACGGTCAACGGCACGGCCTACCCCGTCATGGAGGTCAAGCGGCGCAAGTACCGCTTCCGCTTCCTCGACTGCTCCATCGCCCGCATCTACGAGTTCAAGCTGATGAGCTCGACCCAGGGCCCGAAGTCGGCGGCGTCGCTGGGCCTCACCGGCAACGAGCTGCAGGGGCAGTACCGCATCCCGGACGGGCAGCAGTGCATGAAGTTCACGCAGATCGCGGCCGACGGCGGTCTGCTGCCGGCGCCGGTGGTGCGGGACTCGTTCGAGCTGTGGCCCGCCAAGCGGCGCGAGGTGATCATCGACTTCACGAAGTACATGGACGGGACCCCGACGACCAAGGGCGACGTCATCTACCTCACCGACGTCATGAAGATGCCGGACGGCCGGATGTGGTCGAACAGCTCGCGCTTCTCCCCCGACCCCAAGTACAAGGTGCCGGTGCTGAAGTTCGTCATCGGCGACGACGCCCCGGACGACAGCCAGATCCCCACGAGGATGCGCGACCTGCCCCCGCTGCCGAGCAACTGGCAGAGCATGCTGGCCAACCGGCTCGTCTTCGAGGTGCAGCGCGGGTCCGGCGGCGGCGAGATCGAGTGGCTCATCAACGGCAAGCCGTTCGACCCGACCAGCGTCGCGACCAGCCTGAAGAACCCGGCCGGTCTCACGCCGCTCGCGCAGCAGAAGAAGAACAGCTTCAACCTGTGGGAGATCCGCAACGGCGGCGGCGGCTGGGTGCACCCGTTCCACCTGCACATGGAGGAGCACCGCACCGTCATGCGCAACGGCAAGGACGTCACGGCGGCCGGCACCCCGGCTCACCCCGACGACGTGGCACGCGAGGACCTCGTCGCCCTCGACCCGAGCGAGTCGGTCATCATCTACCGCGGGTTCCGCGACTTCGTCGGGCCGTACGTCGCGCACTGCCACAACCTCGCCCACGAGGACCACGCCATGATGTTCGGGTGGGAGATCACGCCGTGACCGCCGTGCTGCCCACCCACGGGGGTCCCACCCGGCCGACCGCCGACCCGGCCACCACCCACCCGGCCACCACCCACCCGGTCACCACCACCCGCTCGGGCGTCTCGGACGTCCCGGGGGCGGTGCCGTGGGCGACGGTGCTCGTCGCGGCCGTCGTGCTCGGGGCGGCCGACCTGTGGTGGGTCCTCGTCCTGCGGGGAGCCGTCGGGTTCATCCAGCGGGCCCGCTCACCCTTCACGGTGTGGGCGACCGAGGTCGTGCTGTGGCTGCCGCTCGTCGCCCTCGGCGTCCTGCTGGGCCTGACCGCGGCCCAGCGGGTCGCCGCGCACCGTCGCGGCGCCTCCGTCGCCGCGGTCGGCGGCATGGTCGCCGGGGCGTCGGCCGCCGGGGTCGCGCTGCTCGCGGTCCAGGCCGTCTACGACACGGCGCTCCAGCGGGGGCAGGTGAGCGAGATGTCGTCGATGGTCGGCAAGGGCTGCGACGCGGCCTGCGTCCAGCGCCAGCTCGACTCGGTGGCCGGCCTGCAGCTGCGCGCCTTCGGTGTCGGGGTGGCTCTCGTCGTCGTCACCAACGTCGTCCTCGCCACGTGGCTGTGGGCGGCGGCCGGCGGCCGGCTCCGGCTCACGGGCCCGGCCACGACCGCGACGGCGCCCGACACCGTGCTGCGTCGGGGCCTCGCCGCCACGCTCGCCGGCACGGCCGCGATCCACCTCGCCGTCGTCCCCGAGCACCTGGAGGAGTGGCCGGCCGCCGGGGCCTTCTTCCTCGTCCTGGCCACCGTCGAGCTGCTCGCGGCCGCCGCGGTCCTGCGACGGCTGCGGGGCGACCTCCTCGTGGTCGTCGCCGTCTCGGTGGTCCCCCTCGTCGTGTGGCTGGTCTCGCGGACCATGGGTCTGCCGATCGGCCCGGAGCCCGGGGCCACGGAGGCGGTCGGCCCGGCCGACGTCGTCAGCTGCCTGCTCGAGCTCGGCTCGCTGCTCCTCGTGGGGCTGCTGGTGACGGCCGCGCCCCGCCCCGAGGCTCCCCACCGCGCGACCTCGGGCCGGGTCCTCGTCCTCGCGGTGGCGGTCACCACCGTCGTCGGGCTGTCGTGGACCGGCATCCCCTGGCTCGACGCCATCGGGGTGGTCGGGGGCGGCGGCCACTAGACCGGGAGCACGCACCTCGCCGCGGGACGCACCGGTCCTGTGCCAAGGTGTTGCCTGCGGCTGCGGCTCGCCCCCGGCCCCTCGCCCGAGAGGCCCGGCAGGCCCGAGAGGCCCGAGCCGCGCAGCAGGAGGAGCCCGACACCGTGTCCATGACCCGGATGAGCATCCCGGAGCGCTACCGCACGGCGGCCGCGGGGTTCACGCAGCGCGTCGAGGGGACGCGCGACTGGGACGCCCCGACCCCCGTGGCGCAGTGGCGGGCCCGCGACGTCGTCGACCACCTCGTCACCTGGCTGCCGGGCCTGCTCCGCACCGCCTCGACGGTCCGGCTCTCCCCGGTCGCCTCGGCGCAGGACGATCCCGTCCAGGCGTGGCGCGAGCTCGACGCCCAGGTAGCGGCGCTGCTCGGCGACCCGGCGACCGCGGAGCTCGTCCTGCGCAACCAGTACGTCGGACCGATGCCGGTCCCCGTCGCGGTCGACCAGCTCTTCACCCCGGACGTCGTCTTCCACACGTGGGACCTGGCCCGGGCCACCGGGCAGGACGACACCCTGGACGAGCAGTTCATCGCCCGCGCTTACGCGGGGATGGTGCAGAACGCCGAGATGATCCGTGGCTCGGGTCAGTTCGGCGAGCAGCAGCCGGTCCCCGACGACGCGACGACCCAGGAGCGGTTCTTCGCCTTCATCGGGCGGGACCCGCGGTTCCGGCCGGATCCCGGCCGGCCGGCTCGGCCGTGACCGGCGTGCCCGGCAGTGCTCTCGTGGAGGGTGGACGTGAAGGGACTCGAACCCCTGACCTCTCGCGTGTGAAGCGAACGCTCTAACCAACTGAGCTACACGTCCGGACGTCGTACGGCGCCCCGCAGGGCGGCTCGCGACGGAGCCTCACGATAGCGAACCGCCCACCCCGCGCCCTAATCGGGAGGTCAGCCCAGCCCGGGCACCCCGCGCAGCACGTCCTCGACGGCGTCCGGCAGGATCCCGGGCACCCCGGTGACGGCGAAGAGCGCCCAGAACAGTGCGAGGACGAGGGCGAGGGTGGCGAGCCCGACGAGGCCGCGCACCCACACCGGCTGCCGACCCATCCAGTGGGTCCACGAGGCCAGCACGCTTTTGCCCCAGCGCAGCAGCCGCTGCGCCCACTCGAACTCGCTCGCCCAGATCGCGACACCGGCGAAGACGATGAGCCAGCCCGGGCCCGGGGCCGGGACGGCGATGAGACCACCGACCACGACGACCGCGCCCACCACGGCGACGGCGATGCGGTAGGCGCGCGCAGTCACGGGGTTGGCCCGCAGCCGGCGCCGCCACGCCCAGTCGTCGTCCTGCGCGTCGAGGACGACGTCGTCGTCGGTGTCCTCCGGGCGGGAGGGGCGCGCCGCGCGCTCGTCGACCGGGCCGGTCACGGGTCCACGTCCTCGGCGGAGCGGGCCGCGAAGACCTCGGCCAGCCGCGCGGTGACGGGGCCGGGCGCGGGCAGCTCCCGGTCGTCGACGGCGTGGACCGGGAAGACGTCCTTGATGGAGCTGGTGAGGAACACTTCGTCGGCGGTGCGCAGCACGTCGAGCGGCAGCGCCTGCTCGCGCACGTCGACCCCGGCCGCGCGTCCCCACTCCAGGACGAGGCCCCGGGTGATACCGGCGAGCGGGCCGGCGTCGAGCGGCGGGGTCAGCACGAGGCCCGAGGCCGAGTCGGGGACGACGAACACGTTGGACCCGGTCGCCTCGCACAGCTCGTCGCGCGTGTTGGCGAAGATCGCCTCCATCGCCCCGACCTCCTTGGCCCGCGCGAGCGCGATGACGTTGTCGGCGTACGACGTCGTCTTCAGCCCCGCCGTCGCGGCGCGCTCGTTGCGCGTCCACGGCACGACGGTGACCTTGCCGCTGGCCGGTGGCAGGGCCTGCGGCGCGCTCGTGACGATGTAGGTCAGCTCGGAGCCGGTGCGGTCCGAGCCGAGCGGGCCGGCCCCGCCGGTCACGGTGAACCGCAGCCGCCCGAAGGCGATCGGGTCGGTCGCGTCGAGGACGGCCTTCACGCCCGCGAGGACCCGGGCCCGGTCGACCGGGGGCAGGCCGAGCCCGGCCACCGACCGGTCGAGCCGGTCCAGGTGGCGGGTCAGCGCGAACGGGCGCCCGTCGACGACCTTGGCCGTCTCGAAGACCCCGTCGCCGACGGTGACGCCGTGGTCGACCGCGCTGAGCGACGCCTCCGCGGGGTCGACCAGCGCGCCGTTGACCCATGCCGTGATGCTCATGGCAGCAGCCTCCCAGACGGGCACGGCGGTCGCGGTCGTCGGCACGTGGGGTGAACGCGGGACGCCGTACGGGGAGTTCCCCCTCCCCGGTCCGTAGCCCGTCCGGACCAGATGCGGACGGAACGGACGGTATGCGCACCGTTCGCCCCCCGTCCGGCGAACGGCACCCCCAAAATGAGGGGCAGGGGCCCCACCGCGCGGGGCTGGCCGCCCGGACGGTCGGCGAGCACGATGGAGCCCTGGGGAGCAGCCGGGGGCGGCTGCGCGACAGGCCGGCGACGTCATGGGGAGGTCGCCGGAGCAGCACTGGGGAGTACGAGACATCCGTCGTGGGGACACGTCGACGGAAGGGGTAGACGATGATGCGTATCCGTCTGTTCGGGGAGGCCGAGCTCGTCGACGACGAGCGGGGCAGGACGCCGCTCTCGGTCCTGGGGACCAAGCCGAGGCAGCTGCTGGAGATCCTCGCGCTCGGCGCCGGCCGGGTCCACGGGAAGGAGCACCTGGCCGACCTGCTGTGGCAGGGCCGGCCACCGGCGGCCGCGACCGCCGGGCTGGAGAGCTACGTCTCGGTCGTGCGCAGCCGCCTCGGCCTCGGCGCCGGTCGCGGGTCCGTCCTCGCCACCGCCGACAACGGCTACGTCCTGGACCGCGCCCGGTGCGAGGTCGACGTGGTCACCGTGCGCGAGCTGCACGACGAGTCGCGCCTGGGCTCGCTCTCCGGCGCCCTCAGCGCCGGCGAGCGCGTCGACGCGCTCGCCCGCGGCGAGCTGCTCGGCCACGAGGGCTACGCGCCCTGGGCGATCGAGGCGCGCGAGGAGCTGGAGGGCCTCGTGGCCCGCACCCTCGCCCGCGGGGCGCAGGGCGCCCTGGCCCTCGGGCTGCCCGAGCGGGCGCTGCCCCTGGCCGAGCGCGCGACGGCGCTGGACCCGGGTGACGAGGACGGCTGGCGCCAGCTGATGCGGGCGCAGTGGTTCGACGGTGCCCCCACCCAGGCGCTGCGCAGCTACAGCCGGCTGCGGGCCCACCTCATCGAGGAGCTCGGTCAGGAGCCGTCGGACGAGACGACCGAGGTCTACCTCGCCGTGCTGTCCCACACCTCGCAGGCCGGTGCCGGCGGTGACCACACCGTCGAGATCCGGCTGCTGCTGCAGCTCATGCGACAGGCCCTCGAGGGGACGCCCGGCGCGCGGCCGCCGGCGCTCGACGACGACCTGTCCCACGTGGCCTGTCGTGTCCTCGCCCGGGGCTGAGCGCCCCGTCCGCGTCCTCGTCGTCGACGACCACCTCGTCTTCGCCCAGCTGCTCGGGGGCGCCCTCGGCGCCGAGCCCGACCTGGAGTGCGTGGGGACGGCGTCCTCGGTCGCCGAGGCGCTGCGGCTCGTGCGCGAGGTGCGGCCGGACCTCGTCGTCATGGACGTGCGGCTGGACGACGGCGACGGGGTCGACGCGACGGCGGCGCTCACGGCGGAGCACCCCGACCTGCGGGTCGTCGTCCTCAGCGCGTACGTCGACGCGGCCCTGCTCGCCCGCGCCGAGCGCTCCGGCGCCTGCGCGCTGCTGCCGAAGAACGGACGGCTCGACGAGACGCTCGAGGTGCTGCGGCTCGCCGAGCGTGGCGGCTTCCTCGTCCCGCCGCGCTTCCTGCGCTCGCTCACGGCGACGCGGCCCCCCGCCGACCCGGGGCTGAGCCCGCGCGAGCTGGAGGTGCTGCGGATGCTGTCCGCGGGCGTCGCCGTACCGACGCTCGCCCGCGAGCTCGAGGTCACGGTGGGCGAGGCCCGCTCGCTCGTGGCCTGCGTGCTGGCCAAGCTCGGAGCCGGCTCACCGCTCGAGGCGGTCGTCGCGGCGGCCCGACGAGGACTGGTCCATGCCGCGCCCCCGGCCTGAGCGACCCCGGTGGGCCGCCTCCGCGGTGGTCCGCCGCTCCCTGCGCTCCTTCGTCCTGCGCAGCCTCGTCGTGCTCGTCGTCGTCGGCCTCGCGGCCGTCTGGGTCGCGCGTGACGTCGCCTTCCGCAGCTCGGTCGACGACGCGACAGAGCGTGGCAGCCTCTTCGCCGAGACGATCCTCGGCCCGCTGCTGACCCCGGCGGTCCTCACCCCCGGGGGCTCCCTGAGCCCCAGCGCCGTCACCCTGCTGCGCAAGCGGGTGGGCTCGGGCACGATCCGCCACCTCAAGCTGTACGACGAGTCCGGCACGGTCCTGTGGGCCGACCAGGCCGACCTCATCGGCCGGGGCTACACCCTCGACCCCGAGCTGACGGCGCTGCGGACCGACGGCGCGACCACGGCGCGCCTGAGCCGGGTCGAGGACCCGGAGGACGCCGAGCTCGCCGGGGAGGAGCGCCAGCTCGAGATCTACACGGCCGTCGACGTCGACGGCACCGGGCGCCGGGTCCTCGTCGAGACGTACTGGTCGATGCGCCAGATCGACGAGGAGACCCGCTCGCTCGTGCGCGCCTTCCTGCCGCTGCTGCTCGGCGCCCTGCTGCTGTTCCAGCTCGCCGTCCTGCCCCTCGGGCTGTCCCTCGCGCGGCGGGTCGACCGGACGCTGGCCGACCGCGAGCGGATGACCCGCCACGCCCTGTCGGCCGCGCGGCTCGAACGCAGCCGGCTCGCCGCGCAGCTGCACGACGGGGTCATCCAGGACCTGGCCGGCATCGGATTCGCGCTGCCCACCATCGCCGCCGGGCTGCACGCCCGCGCCGAGGCGGCGCGAGAGCTCGTCTGGGAGACCCAGCGGGTGCTCCTGCGCGACGTCGACGCCCTGCGCAACCTCCTCGTCGACCTGCACGACGACCCGCTGGGCGAGGAGGGCCTCGAGGAGTCGGTCGGCGCGCTGGCCGACCGGGCCCGGCAGCAGGGGCTGTCGGTCACCGTGGCGGTGGACCCGGGGGCGGCCTCCCCCGGCACCCGCGCCCTGGCCCTGCGCACCGTGCGCGAGGGGCTGCAGAACGTCCTCAAGCACGCCGCCGCCGAGCACGCCGGGGTGAGTGTGGCCGTCGACGGGGGGGACCTGCGCGTGCGGGTCTCCGACGACGGGCGCGGTGCCCCGTCCGGCGACATCCCGGAGGGCCACGTCGGCCTCAGCCTGCTGCGCGCCACGCTGGCCGACGTCGGCGGCTCGCTCGACCTGCGCGGCCGCTCCCCCGAGGGGAGCGTGCTCGAGGCCCGGGTCCCCCTGCTCGTCGAGGACGCGCTCGACCACACCCGGCCGCACAGCCGGGCCCGACGCCTGCGCCGCCAGGTGGCGGCCGTCTGGACCACCTTCTGGCGCGCGACGTTCCCGAGGACCTTCGATGACTTCTCCCGCTGAGACCGTCGGGGTCCGGGTGCTGCTCGCCGACGACCACCCGCTCGTGCGCCAGGGGCTGGAGCTGGCGTTGTCGGCGGCCCCCGGGCTGACCGTGTGCGGCACCGCCCCCGACGGGGTGGAGGCGGTGCGCCAGGCCCTCGAGCAGCACCCGGACATCGTCGTCCTCGACGTCTCGATGCCGGGCGGTGACGGCCTGACGGCCGCCCGCGAGCTGCGCCGGCTGCTGCCCGCGGTGCGCATCGTGGTGCTCACCTGGAGGGCGTCCTCGCGCCCGGCCGCGCTGGAGGCCGGGGCCGACCTGTTCCTGCTCAAGGACACCTCTCCCGGCGTGCTCGTCGAGCGCCTGCGCACCCTGGTGCCCCGCCCCTGACGGCTGCTCAGGCTTTTCTCAAGGACCCTGAGGTTGGCTCGGGGACGAGGCAGCGGGGGCTGCCTCGGGTTCGTCCCTCGGCGACGGGGATGTCACGTCCTGCGCCCCACAGGACGTGGGCTGGCGACCCCCTGCCGGTCACCCCGCCGGCAGGGGGATCGGCCCGCCGCCCGGACCGCGCGCCTCGCGGCCGGCCGCGAGACCGACGAGCCGCGCCGCCTTGAGGCGGGTCTCCTCCCA includes these proteins:
- a CDS encoding TIGR02611 family protein; amino-acid sequence: MTGPVDERAARPSRPEDTDDDVVLDAQDDDWAWRRRLRANPVTARAYRIAVAVVGAVVVVGGLIAVPAPGPGWLIVFAGVAIWASEFEWAQRLLRWGKSVLASWTHWMGRQPVWVRGLVGLATLALVLALFWALFAVTGVPGILPDAVEDVLRGVPGLG
- a CDS encoding AfsR/SARP family transcriptional regulator, with translation MMRIRLFGEAELVDDERGRTPLSVLGTKPRQLLEILALGAGRVHGKEHLADLLWQGRPPAAATAGLESYVSVVRSRLGLGAGRGSVLATADNGYVLDRARCEVDVVTVRELHDESRLGSLSGALSAGERVDALARGELLGHEGYAPWAIEAREELEGLVARTLARGAQGALALGLPERALPLAERATALDPGDEDGWRQLMRAQWFDGAPTQALRSYSRLRAHLIEELGQEPSDETTEVYLAVLSHTSQAGAGGDHTVEIRLLLQLMRQALEGTPGARPPALDDDLSHVACRVLARG
- a CDS encoding response regulator is translated as MTSPAETVGVRVLLADDHPLVRQGLELALSAAPGLTVCGTAPDGVEAVRQALEQHPDIVVLDVSMPGGDGLTAARELRRLLPAVRIVVLTWRASSRPAALEAGADLFLLKDTSPGVLVERLRTLVPRP
- a CDS encoding aminotransferase class IV; its protein translation is MSITAWVNGALVDPAEASLSAVDHGVTVGDGVFETAKVVDGRPFALTRHLDRLDRSVAGLGLPPVDRARVLAGVKAVLDATDPIAFGRLRFTVTGGAGPLGSDRTGSELTYIVTSAPQALPPASGKVTVVPWTRNERAATAGLKTTSYADNVIALARAKEVGAMEAIFANTRDELCEATGSNVFVVPDSASGLVLTPPLDAGPLAGITRGLVLEWGRAAGVDVREQALPLDVLRTADEVFLTSSIKDVFPVHAVDDRELPAPGPVTARLAEVFAARSAEDVDP
- a CDS encoding TIGR03086 family metal-binding protein, which encodes MTRMSIPERYRTAAAGFTQRVEGTRDWDAPTPVAQWRARDVVDHLVTWLPGLLRTASTVRLSPVASAQDDPVQAWRELDAQVAALLGDPATAELVLRNQYVGPMPVPVAVDQLFTPDVVFHTWDLARATGQDDTLDEQFIARAYAGMVQNAEMIRGSGQFGEQQPVPDDATTQERFFAFIGRDPRFRPDPGRPARP
- a CDS encoding multicopper oxidase family protein, producing MESHLQEDRGGGGVARRTLLRVGAAAGLVTAAGVGRTLVVPGLEQQGLLSADGTFEAASIAVGDAALYVEAFPTSPLILTPFSDALTIPKALRPQAMLDVQSWAQPPGPGPGQQNSMRNQQHQMWCPPGQTPVDPLVYKLELLVRPHSFTTSQVLPINSSGLPTTSYDAFGKVYAKGTVRTLPPSTIYGFNGVFPGPMINAEYGRPVLLRFVNRLDENPYGLDRQDFGAPDWTFLTHLHNAHTAPESDGNPHYSMRYGPQGRGYAPQTWVDNLYLNWPAGGDSREKQSFFWFHDHRMDQTGSNVYKGLVGLYPIYDRENAMDMGDETQGLRLPGVRTDNGDGSFDVQYDVPLAFYDVRLDDGVTTHKDAHDGDFPDAKNPRTHPEWWGKSFFRHFPNHGFVGDIFTVNGTAYPVMEVKRRKYRFRFLDCSIARIYEFKLMSSTQGPKSAASLGLTGNELQGQYRIPDGQQCMKFTQIAADGGLLPAPVVRDSFELWPAKRREVIIDFTKYMDGTPTTKGDVIYLTDVMKMPDGRMWSNSSRFSPDPKYKVPVLKFVIGDDAPDDSQIPTRMRDLPPLPSNWQSMLANRLVFEVQRGSGGGEIEWLINGKPFDPTSVATSLKNPAGLTPLAQQKKNSFNLWEIRNGGGGWVHPFHLHMEEHRTVMRNGKDVTAAGTPAHPDDVAREDLVALDPSESVIIYRGFRDFVGPYVAHCHNLAHEDHAMMFGWEITP
- a CDS encoding sensor histidine kinase is translated as MPRPRPERPRWAASAVVRRSLRSFVLRSLVVLVVVGLAAVWVARDVAFRSSVDDATERGSLFAETILGPLLTPAVLTPGGSLSPSAVTLLRKRVGSGTIRHLKLYDESGTVLWADQADLIGRGYTLDPELTALRTDGATTARLSRVEDPEDAELAGEERQLEIYTAVDVDGTGRRVLVETYWSMRQIDEETRSLVRAFLPLLLGALLLFQLAVLPLGLSLARRVDRTLADRERMTRHALSAARLERSRLAAQLHDGVIQDLAGIGFALPTIAAGLHARAEAARELVWETQRVLLRDVDALRNLLVDLHDDPLGEEGLEESVGALADRARQQGLSVTVAVDPGAASPGTRALALRTVREGLQNVLKHAAAEHAGVSVAVDGGDLRVRVSDDGRGAPSGDIPEGHVGLSLLRATLADVGGSLDLRGRSPEGSVLEARVPLLVEDALDHTRPHSRARRLRRQVAAVWTTFWRATFPRTFDDFSR
- a CDS encoding response regulator transcription factor, encoding MSSPGAERPVRVLVVDDHLVFAQLLGGALGAEPDLECVGTASSVAEALRLVREVRPDLVVMDVRLDDGDGVDATAALTAEHPDLRVVVLSAYVDAALLARAERSGACALLPKNGRLDETLEVLRLAERGGFLVPPRFLRSLTATRPPADPGLSPRELEVLRMLSAGVAVPTLARELEVTVGEARSLVACVLAKLGAGSPLEAVVAAARRGLVHAAPPA